Proteins from a genomic interval of Arachis hypogaea cultivar Tifrunner chromosome 10, arahy.Tifrunner.gnm2.J5K5, whole genome shotgun sequence:
- the LOC112715072 gene encoding protein HHL1, chloroplastic, translating into MEVAMSLNALVRLPPSSSASRLNLHDEASASPIRHSLFTSRNTPKPPQRRSAFFVVEAKGKKGMMARQYQRTPPPPLPKLEDDGNPKFVIFIRMADLYIWYPLSIVTGGTTAKIMVAAKDNFLGKYIYKDTLDRNLAAVIYKDEKEIQKTAFKQHAVLRDATDFRYGYKLVENNNIRAALSTSDVVELPTPDKLKTVLDKVKDFFGDAKESFGKITALGSTETEESEGGTKEKSKVKG; encoded by the exons ATGGAAGTGGCGATGTCACTGAACGCGCTCGTACGGCTTCCTCCGTCGAGTTCAGCTTCAAGGCTCAACCTCCACGACGAAGCTTCAGCTTCACCAATTAGGCACTCTCTTTTTACTTCCCGAAATACCCCCAAGCCTCCTCAACGACGCAGCGCATTCTTCGTTGTTGAAGCCAAGGGTAAAAAGGGAATGATGGCTCGCCAGTATCAGCGAACCCCTCCTCCTCCCTTGCCCAAGCTCGAGGACGATGGAAACCCCAAATTCGTTATCTTCATTCGCATGGCTGAc CTGTACATATGGTACCCTCTCAGCATAGTAACGGGTGGCACCACTGCCAAAATCATGGTTGCAGCAAAGGATAATTTTCTTGGCaagtatatatacaaagataCACTTGATAGAAATCTTGCAGCAGTTATTTACAAA GATGAGAAGGAGATACAGAAAACTGCATTCAAGCAGCATGCTGTGCTGCGGGACGCCACTGATTTCAGATACGGCTACAAACTTGTT GAGAATAACAATATAAGAGCTGCACTTTCTACGTCGGATGTTGTTGAG CTTCCAACACCGGATAAGCTAAAAACCGTACTTGATAAAGTGAAAGACTTCTTTGGAGATGCAAAGGAGTCCTTTGGAAAGATAACGGCCTTGGGCTCTACTGAAACTGAGGAGTCTGAGggaggtacaaaagaaaagtccAA GGTTAAAGGATGA